In one Rugosibacter aromaticivorans genomic region, the following are encoded:
- a CDS encoding class I SAM-dependent methyltransferase, with product MNQPQPKNPAETYEHYFVPAMFLPWTALLLRHAAPQSRERVLDVACGTGIVTRQVAPLVGADGQVVALDMNPAMLAVARALPVPPGAAIQWQEGNAMALLFPDGVFDIVLCQHGLQFFPDRAGAVREMRRVLAPGGQAVVIVLQALARHPVFAALMESVAHHLSLPVSAVMTRLPCRMLTNCEPCLRPRGSKPWPYFLNQPQSGFPNRTALCHLPLTAQRRRYQPLLN from the coding sequence ATGAATCAGCCACAACCAAAAAATCCTGCCGAAACCTATGAGCACTATTTTGTTCCAGCCATGTTTCTTCCGTGGACCGCCCTCTTGCTCCGCCATGCTGCCCCTCAATCACGGGAGCGGGTGCTTGACGTGGCATGTGGCACGGGCATTGTCACGCGCCAGGTGGCGCCTCTGGTTGGCGCAGACGGACAAGTAGTCGCACTCGACATGAACCCGGCAATGCTTGCCGTAGCTCGTGCTCTCCCGGTGCCGCCGGGCGCGGCGATTCAGTGGCAGGAAGGCAATGCCATGGCCTTGCTCTTCCCCGATGGCGTCTTTGACATCGTGCTGTGCCAACATGGGTTACAGTTTTTTCCGGATCGTGCCGGTGCTGTGCGCGAAATGCGCCGGGTTCTGGCACCCGGTGGACAGGCGGTGGTAATCGTCTTGCAGGCGCTCGCACGACACCCCGTTTTTGCAGCCCTTATGGAATCAGTGGCGCACCACCTCTCGCTACCGGTATCCGCCGTCATGACCCGTTTGCCTTGTCGGATGCTGACGAATTGCGAACCTTGTTTACGACCGCGGGGTTCAAAACCGTGGCCATATTTCCTGAATCAACCACAGTCCGGTTTCCCGAACCGGACCGCTTTGTGCCACTTGCCATTAACAGCTCAGCGGCGGCGGTACCAGCCTTTGCTCAACTAG
- a CDS encoding EamA family transporter, which produces MSWQLFALGSAFFAGLTAIFGKLGVEGLNSNLATLIRTVVILAMTAGIVTFRGEWQVPQALEPRPIAFLVLSGLATGFSWLLYYRALQLAPASMVAPIDKLSLVFAIVLAVVFLGEALTVKLALGGLLILSGVLILAWP; this is translated from the coding sequence ATGTCCTGGCAACTGTTTGCGCTCGGTTCAGCATTTTTTGCAGGCTTAACAGCGATCTTCGGGAAGCTCGGGGTAGAAGGATTGAACTCCAACCTGGCGACATTGATACGCACTGTGGTGATTCTTGCAATGACCGCTGGCATCGTAACTTTTCGTGGCGAGTGGCAGGTGCCCCAAGCATTGGAACCTCGCCCTATCGCGTTTCTGGTTCTGTCTGGCCTGGCGACGGGGTTCTCCTGGCTCCTCTATTACCGTGCGCTCCAACTTGCACCCGCATCGATGGTGGCCCCCATCGACAAGCTGAGCCTTGTATTTGCCATTGTGCTTGCTGTTGTATTCCTTGGCGAAGCGCTAACGGTGAAACTGGCACTCGGAGGGTTGCTCATCCTTTCTGGTGTGCTGATCCTCGCATGGCCTTGA
- a CDS encoding DedA family protein, which produces MITAFVVSYGYLAIFVGTLLEGETILIAAGFAAHRGLLSLPMVVLVAIAGATLGDQLAFLLGRWKGEALIARFPALAKRKPQIHAFLERYDLLFILTVRFLYGLRIAGPVLLGSSQVPLLRFAVLNVIGATMWAMLISGAGYAFGLVISSLIADVERIEAIVLIVILSLGAAFWVWQRSRARMGKKATMKKRRA; this is translated from the coding sequence ATGATCACCGCGTTTGTCGTATCCTACGGCTATCTCGCTATCTTCGTTGGTACGCTGCTGGAAGGGGAAACCATTCTCATCGCTGCCGGGTTCGCCGCTCATCGCGGCTTGCTTTCCTTGCCGATGGTGGTTCTTGTGGCTATCGCGGGTGCAACACTGGGCGATCAGTTGGCATTCTTGCTTGGACGCTGGAAAGGCGAAGCACTGATTGCGCGTTTCCCTGCCTTGGCGAAACGAAAGCCGCAAATCCATGCTTTTCTTGAGCGTTATGACCTCCTTTTTATCCTGACTGTTCGATTTCTTTACGGGTTGCGGATTGCTGGTCCGGTGCTCTTGGGATCGAGCCAGGTGCCGCTGCTTCGCTTTGCGGTGCTCAACGTCATAGGCGCCACCATGTGGGCTATGCTCATCTCCGGCGCCGGATATGCCTTCGGCCTGGTTATCAGTTCCTTGATCGCCGACGTCGAGCGGATTGAAGCAATCGTATTGATTGTCATACTCTCGCTTGGCGCAGCCTTTTGGGTGTGGCAAAGGTCTCGCGCCAGAATGGGAAAAAAGGCAACCATGAAAAAAAGGAGAGCGTAA
- a CDS encoding ATP-binding protein, whose product MKRSLQRRLSLMLGGAILLSGLVAAAASFILAYGEAKEFQDDMLRQTALLVTRNIGISTQIGARDKNRAGVTLGNSESRISVIRLPSDPRPDWLTGDLASGFHTLAAGGERLRLFVRKDTPGKTTVVAQPTDTRDEIAMNSALRTLVPLLLLLPVMTWLIVRIVRSELAPVNDLTSHLDAQPADRPRPLSDEEVPDEITPFVHAINRLLKRVSDLMSQQRRFIADAAHELRSPLTALSIQAQNLKQAGSLENMRERILPLQAGIERARQLTEQLLSLARTQAGALETTDVDVSTMARELIAEYLPMAEAKGIDLGLDEAAPLMLSAAPETLRLVLKNALENGLKYVPEGGEVTLRLYSDDASAIIEIVDNGPGIPVSERKRVFDPFYRLPEATSEGSGLGLAIAAEASASLGGCVSLLDRPEGCGLVFRYRQGR is encoded by the coding sequence ATGAAGCGATCCTTGCAACGGCGGCTCTCGTTGATGCTGGGTGGCGCCATCCTGCTTTCTGGCCTTGTCGCAGCCGCCGCATCGTTCATCCTGGCCTATGGCGAAGCGAAGGAGTTTCAGGATGACATGCTGCGGCAGACTGCTTTGCTAGTAACGCGAAATATCGGCATTTCCACGCAGATAGGTGCGCGGGACAAAAATCGTGCCGGGGTCACTTTGGGCAATTCCGAATCACGGATCAGTGTGATTCGTTTGCCCAGCGATCCGCGCCCCGATTGGCTTACAGGCGATTTGGCATCCGGCTTTCACACGCTTGCTGCTGGTGGCGAACGTCTCAGGTTGTTCGTGCGGAAAGATACCCCTGGCAAGACAACGGTGGTGGCCCAGCCGACCGATACGCGCGACGAGATTGCGATGAACAGCGCACTGCGCACGCTCGTTCCTCTGCTGCTGCTTCTGCCTGTGATGACGTGGCTGATTGTGCGCATCGTCCGCAGCGAACTAGCGCCAGTCAATGACCTGACCAGTCATTTGGATGCGCAGCCGGCAGATCGGCCTCGTCCTCTTTCAGACGAGGAAGTTCCGGACGAAATAACGCCCTTTGTGCACGCCATTAATCGCCTCCTCAAACGGGTCAGTGATCTGATGAGCCAGCAACGGCGCTTTATCGCCGATGCTGCTCACGAACTTCGGAGCCCGCTGACCGCACTGTCAATACAGGCTCAAAACCTGAAACAAGCCGGATCGCTAGAGAACATGCGTGAGCGCATCCTGCCACTACAGGCAGGGATCGAAAGAGCACGACAACTGACGGAACAACTCTTAAGCCTTGCCAGAACTCAGGCGGGAGCCTTGGAAACCACGGATGTAGATGTCTCGACGATGGCCCGAGAACTGATCGCGGAATACCTTCCGATGGCGGAGGCGAAAGGCATCGACCTGGGACTCGACGAGGCCGCGCCGCTCATGCTGTCTGCTGCGCCGGAAACTCTGCGGCTGGTGCTCAAAAACGCGCTGGAGAACGGGCTGAAATATGTTCCCGAAGGCGGCGAGGTCACCCTGCGGCTTTATTCGGATGACGCTAGCGCGATCATCGAGATCGTCGACAATGGTCCCGGCATTCCTGTCTCCGAACGAAAACGTGTGTTCGATCCGTTCTATCGGCTGCCAGAGGCAACCAGCGAGGGCAGCGGGCTAGGACTCGCCATTGCGGCGGAAGCCTCGGCTAGTCTTGGCGGATGTGTAAGCCTTCTTGATAGGCCGGAAGGTTGCGGGTTGGTCTTCCGCTACCGGCAGGGCCGGTAA
- a CDS encoding response regulator has protein sequence MRILLIEDDRMIGEAVSVALHDAAYAVDWVQDGVAAGSTLEHGEHQAVLLDLGLPKRDGLEVLRKLRASGSRLPVIVITARDAVEDRIKGLDFGADDYLAKPFDVNELLARLRAIIRRRSGQAAPLLANGQVSLDPATREARCGDVVEFLSAREFALLHALLLRPGAILTRAELEEHIYGWNEEVESNAVDFLIHGVRRKLGADTIKNVRGAGWMVEKPQ, from the coding sequence ATGCGTATTCTATTGATTGAAGACGACCGCATGATTGGCGAGGCCGTGTCCGTGGCGCTGCACGATGCCGCCTATGCCGTGGACTGGGTGCAGGACGGGGTTGCGGCCGGCAGCACGCTGGAGCATGGTGAGCACCAGGCCGTGCTGCTCGATCTGGGCCTGCCCAAGCGCGACGGGTTGGAGGTGTTGCGCAAGCTGCGCGCCAGCGGCAGCCGGTTGCCAGTGATCGTCATTACTGCTCGAGATGCGGTAGAGGATCGGATCAAGGGTCTGGATTTCGGCGCCGACGATTATCTCGCCAAACCCTTCGACGTGAATGAACTGCTCGCCCGGCTGCGGGCAATCATCCGCCGCCGGAGTGGACAGGCTGCGCCGCTGCTCGCCAACGGTCAGGTGAGTCTCGATCCGGCAACCCGCGAAGCGCGTTGCGGCGATGTCGTGGAATTCCTGAGCGCACGCGAGTTTGCCCTGTTGCATGCGCTGCTCCTGCGTCCCGGCGCGATACTCACCCGTGCCGAACTGGAAGAACACATCTACGGCTGGAACGAAGAAGTGGAAAGCAATGCGGTTGATTTTCTGATCCACGGCGTGCGCAGGAAACTCGGCGCCGATACCATCAAGAACGTGCGCGGTGCCGGCTGGATGGTGGAGAAGCCGCAATGA
- a CDS encoding HD-GYP domain-containing protein, producing MAGGAREVVEFHHEKFDGSGYMKGLKGKEIPLNARIFAIVDVFDALTSKRPYKEPFGFEEAMDILRHDSGSRFDPELLLIFCGIAYSLYQEASHTEDSTLEALLNRLVRKHFLNG from the coding sequence ATGGCTGGTGGGGCGAGGGAGGTGGTGGAGTTCCACCATGAAAAGTTCGACGGCAGTGGTTACATGAAGGGGCTGAAGGGGAAGGAAATCCCGTTGAATGCACGAATCTTCGCTATTGTCGACGTGTTCGACGCGCTCACCTCAAAGCGTCCCTACAAGGAGCCCTTCGGTTTCGAGGAGGCAATGGACATCCTGCGGCACGACAGCGGCAGTCGCTTCGACCCTGAACTGCTGCTTATCTTCTGCGGCATTGCCTATTCCCTTTACCAGGAGGCCAGCCACACCGAGGACAGCACGCTAGAGGCATTGCTGAACCGATTGGTCAGAAAACATTTTCTCAATGGTTAA
- a CDS encoding ATP-binding cassette domain-containing protein, whose translation MLIKIRELKLNLGTHAVLRDVNLTLQKGQIYALLGPNGAGKSTTISVVTGLRAPTAGSVRVLGLDPAVDALHLHSRIGVLAEQTGFYDWMSAGDYLLWVARLYQKNQDKAEITRLLGRVGLEGQSPAPIGTYSRGMRQRLGLARGSSINPNC comes from the coding sequence ATGCTGATCAAAATACGCGAGCTAAAACTCAACCTCGGCACCCACGCGGTATTGCGGGATGTCAACCTGACACTGCAGAAAGGTCAGATATATGCCCTGCTCGGGCCCAATGGTGCGGGAAAAAGCACCACCATTTCAGTCGTCACCGGGCTACGGGCGCCTACAGCCGGATCGGTCAGGGTGCTGGGCCTCGACCCTGCGGTCGATGCGCTCCACCTGCACAGCCGGATCGGCGTGCTGGCGGAGCAGACCGGGTTCTATGACTGGATGAGCGCCGGCGACTACCTGCTCTGGGTTGCCCGCCTGTATCAAAAGAACCAGGACAAAGCCGAAATCACCCGCCTGTTGGGCCGGGTCGGCCTGGAGGGTCAAAGTCCCGCGCCGATCGGCACCTATTCCCGCGGCATGCGGCAGCGGCTCGGCCTGGCCCGTGGCTCATCAATCAACCCGAATTGCTGA
- a CDS encoding PepSY domain-containing protein: MATSKKHVITLLGLVLTVAAANAFAYTGQKFAGEAKISMEQARVIALKAHPGKITDEELEQEKGGSSLRYSFDIKHGKITQEVGVDAKTGDVLENAPEGPNAD, from the coding sequence ATGGCAACATCGAAGAAACACGTAATAACCTTGCTGGGCTTGGTTCTGACGGTGGCCGCAGCCAACGCGTTCGCCTACACGGGCCAGAAATTCGCCGGGGAGGCCAAAATCAGCATGGAACAGGCCCGGGTAATTGCCCTCAAGGCCCATCCAGGTAAAATTACCGATGAGGAACTGGAGCAGGAGAAGGGTGGCAGCAGCCTGCGCTATTCCTTCGACATTAAGCACGGCAAGATTACGCAGGAGGTTGGTGTGGACGCCAAAACCGGCGACGTGCTGGAAAACGCACCGGAAGGTCCTAACGCGGACTAA
- a CDS encoding efflux RND transporter permease subunit has protein sequence MSFTGWMQSHRRSILFLLVLLALAGALAAFRLPVTLFPTVDFPRVVVSLNAGDRPADLMMLAVTQPVEEAVRRVPGVRDVRSTTSRGSADVSVNFDWGIDMGLATSQINQAITQILPNLPPGTQLVTKRMDPTVFPILAYSLTSATQSQTVLYDLAQYQLRPLLSSINGVARIQVIGGAEEEYQVTVDPARLMAYGLTLGDVAQALSAANVVTAVGRLEDQYKLYLEIADTRLKTIRQISDTIIKSGNNGIVRLEDVALVSDGVVPQWTKVNADGRPAVLFNIYQQPGSNSVQIARDVHAKLVTYRSQLPPGVKLANWYDQSVLVVNSAASVRDAILIGIGLAVLVLFAFLRNLKITLIATVVVPTVLAATVVLLYALGMSFNIMTLGGMAAAVGLIIDDAIVMIEHIVRRLRGASGEHHGRVMTATMEFMRPLAGSSASTIVIFLPLAFLTGVTGAFFKALSLTMAAGLIISFFVTALAVPLLADHFLNEKDADQKEGGRMTAWMHRRYEALMQRVLSRPPLVLLFIVPLLAAGFLAFNQVGSGFMPAMDEGGFILDYRSEPGTSLTETDRLLQQVQAIIKANKYVDTYSRRTGTQLGGGLTEANEGDFFVRMKAGQRPPIETMMDDIRSQVETQVPGLKIELAQLMEDVIGDLTSVPQPIEIKLFSDNQEELQATARKVVEKISRISGVVDTRDGINPAGDALEIHVDRVKAALEGMNPDSITQILGGYLSGMVTTQMQNGPKLVGVRVWTPQDQRTIVLDVGKLLIRAPDGHVFPLKRVAQIAPISGQPQIKRENLKRMVAVAGRISGRSMGPVIADIQKVMATPNLLPKGMYYELGGLYKQQQIAFRGLMAVFAAAVGLVFLLLLFLYESFRMALAILAIPLLAVSAVFVGLWLADIELNISAMMGMTMIVGIVTEVAIFYFSEYNDLIKDKPFHLALIEAGKNRMRPIAMTTLAAILTLLPLAFAIGQGSAMQQPLAVAIISGLVVQLPLVLLVMPVLFSILERRSHGAGTPDQSNDFPGKP, from the coding sequence ATGAGTTTTACCGGGTGGATGCAAAGCCATCGTCGTTCAATATTATTCCTGCTGGTATTGCTAGCGCTGGCAGGCGCGCTGGCGGCGTTCAGGCTGCCAGTGACCCTGTTCCCCACAGTGGATTTCCCTCGCGTGGTGGTGTCGCTGAATGCGGGCGACCGCCCCGCCGATCTGATGATGCTGGCCGTGACCCAGCCGGTGGAGGAAGCGGTGCGGCGCGTGCCGGGCGTGCGCGACGTGCGCTCCACCACCAGCCGGGGCTCGGCGGATGTGTCGGTGAACTTCGACTGGGGCATCGACATGGGATTGGCGACCTCGCAGATCAATCAGGCGATCACCCAGATCCTGCCGAATCTGCCGCCGGGCACCCAATTGGTGACCAAGCGTATGGACCCGACGGTGTTCCCGATTCTGGCCTACAGCCTGACTTCTGCGACCCAGTCGCAAACGGTTCTCTATGATCTCGCGCAGTATCAGTTGCGCCCTTTGCTTTCCAGTATCAACGGCGTGGCGCGCATCCAGGTGATCGGCGGCGCAGAGGAGGAATACCAGGTCACCGTGGATCCGGCGCGGCTGATGGCTTACGGGCTTACGCTCGGCGACGTCGCGCAGGCGTTGAGTGCAGCCAACGTGGTCACCGCCGTGGGGCGGCTGGAGGACCAATACAAGCTGTATCTGGAAATAGCTGATACCCGGCTGAAAACCATTCGGCAAATCAGTGACACCATCATCAAAAGCGGCAACAACGGCATCGTGCGACTGGAAGACGTGGCGCTGGTGAGCGACGGCGTGGTGCCGCAATGGACCAAGGTCAATGCCGACGGCCGTCCGGCGGTCCTGTTCAATATCTACCAGCAGCCCGGCAGCAACAGCGTGCAAATCGCCCGCGACGTGCACGCGAAGCTCGTAACCTACCGTTCGCAATTGCCTCCCGGCGTCAAGCTTGCGAACTGGTACGATCAAAGCGTGCTGGTGGTAAATTCCGCCGCCAGTGTGCGCGACGCCATTCTCATAGGCATCGGGTTGGCGGTGCTGGTGTTATTTGCCTTCCTGCGCAATCTCAAGATCACTCTGATTGCCACCGTGGTGGTACCGACCGTACTGGCGGCGACGGTGGTGTTGCTCTATGCCTTGGGCATGAGCTTCAACATCATGACTCTGGGCGGCATGGCGGCGGCGGTAGGGCTGATCATCGACGACGCCATTGTCATGATCGAGCACATTGTGCGGCGTCTGCGCGGTGCCAGCGGCGAACACCACGGCCGGGTCATGACCGCCACCATGGAATTCATGCGCCCCCTGGCGGGCTCGTCGGCATCCACCATTGTCATCTTCTTGCCGCTCGCGTTTCTCACCGGCGTGACTGGCGCATTTTTCAAGGCGCTGTCGCTGACCATGGCAGCAGGGCTGATCATCTCCTTTTTCGTCACCGCGTTGGCGGTGCCGCTCTTGGCAGATCATTTTCTCAACGAGAAAGACGCCGACCAGAAAGAAGGCGGACGCATGACTGCCTGGATGCACCGTCGCTACGAAGCCTTGATGCAGCGTGTGCTCTCGCGGCCACCGCTGGTCCTTCTGTTCATCGTGCCTTTGCTGGCCGCGGGCTTTCTGGCCTTCAACCAGGTAGGCTCTGGTTTCATGCCGGCCATGGACGAGGGTGGTTTCATCCTGGATTACCGCTCCGAACCGGGCACCTCGCTCACCGAGACCGACCGTCTGTTACAGCAGGTGCAGGCCATCATCAAAGCCAACAAATATGTGGATACCTATTCACGCCGCACGGGTACCCAATTAGGTGGAGGCCTTACCGAGGCCAACGAGGGCGATTTCTTCGTACGCATGAAAGCGGGCCAGCGTCCGCCCATCGAGACAATGATGGACGATATCCGCAGCCAGGTCGAAACCCAGGTGCCCGGCCTAAAGATTGAGCTGGCGCAACTGATGGAGGACGTCATCGGTGACCTTACCTCGGTACCGCAGCCGATCGAAATCAAGCTGTTTTCCGATAATCAGGAGGAACTGCAAGCCACCGCAAGAAAGGTGGTGGAAAAGATCAGCCGCATATCCGGCGTCGTGGACACCCGCGACGGCATCAACCCTGCCGGCGATGCGCTGGAAATCCACGTGGATCGTGTGAAAGCCGCGCTGGAAGGAATGAACCCGGACAGCATCACGCAGATACTCGGCGGCTACTTGTCCGGCATGGTCACGACGCAAATGCAGAACGGGCCGAAATTGGTCGGCGTGCGGGTGTGGACCCCGCAGGACCAGCGCACCATCGTGCTGGATGTGGGCAAGCTGTTGATCCGTGCCCCGGATGGGCATGTGTTTCCGCTGAAACGGGTGGCACAGATCGCCCCGATAAGCGGGCAGCCTCAGATCAAGCGCGAGAACCTCAAGCGCATGGTGGCGGTGGCCGGTCGCATCAGCGGGCGTTCCATGGGGCCGGTGATCGCCGACATCCAGAAAGTGATGGCGACACCGAACCTGCTGCCCAAGGGCATGTATTACGAACTGGGTGGCCTCTACAAGCAGCAGCAAATCGCCTTCCGGGGTTTGATGGCGGTATTCGCCGCCGCCGTCGGGCTGGTGTTCCTGTTGCTCCTGTTCCTGTATGAGAGTTTCCGTATGGCACTGGCGATTTTGGCGATACCGTTGCTGGCCGTGTCGGCGGTGTTTGTGGGTTTGTGGCTGGCCGACATCGAACTCAATATCTCGGCGATGATGGGCATGACTATGATTGTCGGCATCGTCACCGAGGTCGCCATTTTCTACTTTTCCGAGTACAACGACCTGATCAAAGACAAGCCGTTCCACCTTGCCCTGATCGAAGCAGGCAAGAACCGCATGCGACCCATCGCCATGACCACGCTGGCCGCCATCCTCACCCTTCTGCCGCTGGCCTTCGCCATTGGACAGGGCTCCGCCATGCAGCAACCGCTGGCAGTGGCCATCATTTCCGGGTTAGTGGTGCAATTGCCGCTAGTATTGCTCGTCATGCCCGTGCTGTTTAGCATTCTGGAACGGAGATCCCATGGGGCGGGAACGCCTGACCAAAGCAACGATTTTCCCGGCAAACCCTAA
- a CDS encoding efflux RND transporter periplasmic adaptor subunit, with protein sequence MMRRAMLILSLLLGASPVFAADAPSVLVETVALKEQPMTDTVSGYGVVSPDTRSLQTISLPRSGQVVSLLVSAGQVVKKGAPLLEFGTSADAAMSYQQARQTMDFAQGETARIEQLVGQQLATQSQLAAAKKGLADAEANLRALERIGAGQSVERVVAPFDGVVAAVQAARGDRLAAGAPLLQLARAGEQRVLLGVEPDDVIRIRPSMAVRVNPVFSAGLKMTGRVAQVFGMINPQTQLVDVLVEIPGDGLMPGTRVRAEIEVARQSLWVVPRSAILRDAHGAYLFQVAEGKARRINVQTGLEQEGMIAVQGSFDAKQQVVSLGNYELRDGMAVRRSRP encoded by the coding sequence ATGATGCGTCGTGCAATGTTGATCTTGAGTCTGCTGCTGGGCGCAAGCCCGGTTTTTGCTGCGGACGCGCCCAGCGTGCTTGTGGAGACCGTGGCGCTCAAAGAACAGCCAATGACCGATACCGTGTCGGGCTATGGCGTCGTATCACCGGACACACGCAGCCTGCAAACCATCAGCCTGCCCCGTTCCGGCCAGGTCGTGAGCCTGCTGGTGAGCGCCGGGCAAGTGGTGAAAAAGGGCGCCCCACTGCTGGAGTTCGGCACCAGTGCGGATGCCGCAATGAGTTACCAGCAGGCGCGCCAGACCATGGATTTCGCGCAAGGCGAAACGGCACGTATCGAACAATTGGTCGGCCAGCAACTAGCCACCCAGTCGCAGCTCGCAGCGGCGAAAAAAGGCCTGGCGGATGCCGAGGCCAACTTGCGCGCACTGGAAAGAATCGGCGCGGGCCAATCGGTAGAGCGGGTCGTCGCGCCGTTCGACGGCGTGGTAGCAGCGGTGCAGGCGGCACGGGGCGATCGGCTGGCAGCGGGCGCACCGCTGCTGCAATTGGCGCGGGCAGGGGAACAGCGCGTGCTGTTGGGAGTGGAGCCGGACGATGTGATACGCATTCGCCCCAGCATGGCCGTCAGGGTAAATCCGGTGTTCAGCGCCGGGCTCAAGATGACCGGGCGGGTCGCGCAGGTGTTCGGCATGATCAATCCGCAAACCCAATTAGTAGACGTGTTAGTGGAAATCCCCGGCGACGGGTTGATGCCAGGCACACGAGTGCGCGCGGAAATCGAAGTCGCCCGACAAAGCCTGTGGGTCGTGCCGCGTTCGGCAATATTACGCGATGCCCATGGCGCCTATTTATTTCAAGTGGCAGAAGGCAAAGCACGCCGGATCAATGTACAAACTGGATTGGAACAAGAGGGCATGATCGCCGTGCAAGGTTCCTTCGACGCCAAGCAACAAGTGGTGAGTCTGGGAAACTATGAGCTGCGCGATGGCATGGCGGTGCGCCGGAGCAGACCATGA
- a CDS encoding TolC family protein, with protein sequence MNVRLSVMGLVALGVAGCASYAPKPLPVHMSLPQSAAAISVAPAQLPFRELSSHPFNAADGLDMTEVAMLAVANNPQLRQARDGLGIARAQSFAAGLLPDPQLGVTFDHPTNGTAGNINAFNFNPSYDVNALLLRSSRVGAATADERRVNLELLWQEWQVVSQARLLFTRLTAQQALLERLQAVHDLLRQRYQASQRALAAGNLTLDAASAELAALQAVERQINELERSRLQNCASLNALLGLAADASLQLADEPGQAEIDAAAVRANLERRLNKRPDLQALQAGYRSQEEKFRGAVLAQFPALSVGLTRARDTSGLYTLGFGLSLSLPIFNANRGNIAIGKTTRKKLFDEYQDRLNSAYSEVDTALANLPLLQEQLRRTHAGEADLETVARRAAAAYRAGNMTAPDYVRLQTALLDKQTETINLQEALTEQRIALETLLGPDLPEQNRNTQ encoded by the coding sequence ATGAACGTTCGATTATCTGTCATGGGCCTCGTTGCCTTGGGGGTTGCCGGTTGCGCGAGTTATGCGCCCAAGCCGTTGCCAGTTCACATGTCTCTACCGCAATCCGCCGCCGCCATTTCAGTGGCCCCGGCGCAACTACCGTTCCGCGAACTGTCCTCGCACCCCTTCAATGCCGCCGACGGTCTGGACATGACCGAGGTGGCGATGCTGGCGGTGGCCAACAATCCCCAGCTCCGGCAGGCGCGCGACGGCTTGGGCATCGCCCGCGCCCAGTCCTTTGCCGCAGGCCTCTTGCCCGACCCGCAACTGGGCGTTACCTTCGACCACCCTACGAACGGCACGGCGGGCAATATCAACGCCTTCAACTTCAACCCGAGCTACGACGTGAACGCCCTGCTGCTACGCTCCTCCCGCGTCGGCGCGGCGACAGCGGACGAACGTCGGGTGAACCTGGAACTCTTGTGGCAGGAGTGGCAGGTGGTGAGCCAGGCCCGTTTACTGTTCACCCGTCTCACGGCACAGCAAGCCTTGCTGGAGCGCTTGCAGGCTGTCCATGATCTGCTGCGGCAGCGTTACCAGGCCAGCCAGCGGGCGCTGGCCGCGGGCAATCTCACCCTGGATGCCGCAAGCGCCGAGCTGGCCGCCCTGCAAGCCGTCGAACGGCAGATCAACGAGCTTGAACGCAGCCGCCTGCAAAACTGCGCGAGCCTCAATGCCCTGCTCGGCCTGGCAGCCGATGCATCGCTACAACTCGCAGACGAACCCGGGCAGGCTGAGATCGATGCCGCCGCCGTGCGCGCCAATCTGGAACGACGCCTGAACAAGCGCCCGGATTTGCAGGCCCTGCAAGCCGGCTACCGCTCACAGGAAGAGAAATTCCGTGGCGCGGTGCTGGCGCAGTTCCCAGCGTTGAGCGTTGGGCTCACTCGCGCCCGCGACACCAGCGGGCTTTATACGCTCGGCTTCGGTCTGAGCCTGAGCTTGCCGATTTTCAATGCCAATCGCGGCAATATCGCCATCGGGAAAACCACGCGCAAAAAGCTGTTCGACGAATATCAGGATAGACTCAACAGCGCCTACAGCGAAGTTGATACAGCCCTTGCCAATCTGCCCTTGCTGCAGGAACAGTTGCGGCGCACCCATGCGGGTGAGGCCGACCTCGAGACCGTGGCACGCCGCGCCGCAGCCGCGTATCGCGCCGGCAACATGACCGCGCCCGACTATGTCCGGTTGCAAACCGCGCTACTCGATAAACAGACCGAAACCATCAATTTGCAAGAAGCGCTGACAGAGCAGCGGATCGCCCTGGAAACTCTGCTCGGCCCCGATTTACCAGAACAAAACAGGAACACCCAATGA